The nucleotide window AATAAGTTTAATAAAATCATCTTATAACTTAGTTGACTTAATCATAGTTTTggtttttggtattttgtttTTGGTCGAGTGTTAATGCCCCACCTGCCCAATGATATTCTGGTCAATCGGACTACTTATTTATGACTTAGACAATTATAAAAAGCCCACCAATGAATTGCAGAGTTGAATTGGACCACTCTGAAAAGCGAATTCATGACGAGTTTCATGTTGGAaactatatttattttttatttgtgcaCAAAAGAATAGAAACCATAATTACACAAAATGATTTatagacaattgtatttcttcctccaaaggcaaatttgaaagataaaaaatattgTTGCCGACgtctttgagtcaaataaatataacaatcgttaattttgttctttttttttcaatggCATTAGATGTTCATATACCTCTTTTTAAAATGTACTCCACTTTTACCTTAAATATTTTCAGCTGAACAACTAAAAGTGCGAGGATTCAATGACCTTGAAAAAGACCTCGATAACAAACAAGTACCATGAATTCGTTACAATTGGCTATCAATCAATTTTAAGGAATCCCGAGTTAAGAGTGTCAGTTTACCATAGAAAGGTATACGTAGAATGTGTTTTAAAGAGGCCAAGTCAACTTAAAACAATGTTAAGATTTAGCTCAAACACTCATGCTTATACAAGAACTTAGCACATTGAAGAGTAGACCCTTCAGCCAAGAGGGGAGCTAGATGGACACAAGAGGGTTCAAATGAATTTCCTTAATAAAAAAGTGTCGTGCAAATAAGgtaaaatcaaacttctttgcataaataatataaataaaatttgaaTCTCTATACATAAGGGAAGATTCTAGCGTAACGGCATAGGtaattaaaaattgttttaagtTAAATCTAAGGGGTATAACACTGTTGCATCTTTGAATCCCCTAGATAGAATTCTGAACTCCCTCGAGCAGTTACGAGACAAAACAAACAAGGGGACAGGGGGTAATTATGAAATCTGGAAGTTAATCGGCCAAAATTCGTGCCCCTGATTCTCAAAGGCGGATTTCAGGTAAATTTTGACCCTTAACAAATCCATGTGCACTATTAATATACGATTTAGCTTCACGTTTGGTGCCTGAACGGATGTATATATCCTCCATTAATATACCCGTACATGGAACTTTAGCACTGCAATCAAGCTTCACAGCAAATTCACCTTGGGAAGTTCCAAGTATCTGTCTAAAAGTAATACCACTAACCTGTACTGCTAAATCCTGCAACAATAAACGTACTAATTCAAAGTTTAAGGAGTTACTTTTATCAAAAGTTGAACATTATAAACAAAAATTACTTACTTGTTCTATACAGTTTTCATGATCACAATAGAACTGATCGATAATTATAGGGTTATGAGAATCTTGCGACAATATTCTCTCGAAAATGATGTTCTTAGCGTATCCTTGGCCTCCCTGattaaacacaacaacaaaataGTCAAAACAATAAAGCCTACATGttacctataggtcacgggtttcCTGGACCCTGAGTGAACGCGGGATGCTTTATGCACCGTACTGCCTTTTTTACGGTAACACCTACCTGCCATGTCTTTATCCGAGCACCATTTGTAGATTTTATGAACACCACATCACTGACAAGAACATTTTCAACAGTGTCGTTTGATCCATGCTTGCCTAGACTTCCAATACTGCATTTGGATGAGGTTACATTAATCACATTTGCATTTATAAAACACAGAAAGTGCAAGAGGACAGAAATGAGGAGATGAAACTCAACCTTATACCATGCCCTGGTCCGCATATTATGTTGCTGATTTTCAGATTGGAACATCCATCTACAATTGAGATACAATCATCCCCTgcattttcaagaaaatttagcACAAtcttaacaaaaatcaaaattacTAAGAAGAGTTTATCCTTTAAGTTGATAGAGATGTCCAAAATTACCAGTTCCAATTCGACAATGGTTAATGGAAACGTCTCGGCTGCTAGAAAGATGAATACCATCAGTATTTGGACTTTTTGCTGGGGCGTCTATGGTTATGTTTGAGACAGTAGCAGATTCGGAGTCCTCAATATGAAAATGAACGTGAGGGTTGTCCTTAAACCTCAGTCCGCTTACACTAATGTTTTGGCTATGTGAAATATCAAAAGCCTACAAAATAAACCTTTTATTAgttaaatgccaaaaataaatgCTGTCACGAGCTATGAAAAATTAATCATGTTTATAAAAAGTTTCCAAAACTTACAGTTGGTTTCCTGCGGTCCTGAAAATAGAGGTAATAAAAATTGTTAGAAACCTAGACTGAAGCTTCACCAATGTCAAAAAAGAAAAGGGTTGAAACTCTAATTCGTCAGTTAATTATGTTCAAAGTAACATTTAaaagattcaaaaatgaaagagaaacgTTTTAAGcaaacaatatttttttatttattaagcaaACAATATTGAAGACAGCAACcagttcaaaattggcatctGCTCCCGAAAATATTTAACATAGTTTATACATCTACCTAATTACAAAACTCTACGcataaaaaacaaaaatgtacCAAATACAGAAAGCTGATAATTAATTTGCGTCAATTAATACGTTATCAATAAATTTTCCCTTTTACTTGGCGTTACTTGATTTATAAAGATTTAAAAGTAACGTAAAATTAAAATCTGATCGATTCGTGTAATTGACTTACATTAACATCCCACCATTTGTGTCCCCGACCATTAATTGTTCCACTCCCACGTACTGTAAGGCCGTTAACATGTTTAATATAAATCCACTTATCACAATGAGTGGTCAAACACGTCCATTCCGAGGGTTCAATTGGTGCAACTATATTTCCATTTATCTGCAAATTAAAATAAGTAGAGTTAGGATGCACTTAGACAAAAAATTAGTACTTAATTAAGAATTTCCAGtgaattaattagtttaattaaatACCTCAATAGTAATGCCTGGTGATGAGCAAGGGCCACTCAGTTTCAAGGGATGAATCAAGAACGTATTGCCAAAGGGAACGTACATAGTTGGAGAAGATGACGATGACGAGCATGTTGCTTCCCATGTTTTGTTGAAAGCCTATAAAGAATTTGCATGAAAAAAGTGCTTAGTCCACTAATGAATAGTCCATTAACACGTAATTCATCTATTAATGGATAGTTAAATACATTGGTTGAATCGGCCAAGCCATCTCCAACTGCACCATAATCCAGAACATTAAATACTGGAGAATCATGTACAGAAAAAACCAAAGAAGGCAAAAGTAGTAGAGCAAAAAAGTATGAGATGAGCATCTTCATTATAATCTTATGGCAACCCTGGAAAATTAAGGAGAGGTAATATATACTGGTTATAAGTACTTGCCAATAACCTAATTAATTTGCAATTATAATACATGCTATATCTCTAGGACTTTATCTGATGCCGAAGTATTATTGTCCTAGTAAAACTAGTCTATAAAGTATTTTAATTCAAACATGACACAAACTAAGAACTAAGTAATGAAGTAAGCAATTAAAATCCTAGTCCAGGAGTTTAATGACTACTTTAGAAGTGTAACGTACCACGTGAGGTAAAAATGAGGAGAATTGAGGGTATAAttggaaaaataatatttagcaACGCCACGGCATCTAAAATTTTCCTGTCCAGATAGGATAAGCAGCAATTTGATTGGTCAAATAATTTGGAACCATAGAATTCTGAGGAGAAGAAAGGGTTAGTGTTTGGGTCTAATGAAAGTTCATGTGAAACTAGAGTTTTGGGGAGAAGCTGAAACTCTTCAATGGCGGCTTCAACCACTGCTTATCTGAGAATCGTAGAGCATGGCTTTAGTTCCAAGCCCCGATTTGGCCGCTTATTTCCCTCTAAAAGCGCCCCGCGATTCTTGGCCATGGCTCCTAAAAAGAAGGTATCCCATTTATATTACGCTAATTCGGTTGTAATCGAAAATTAAGACATTCCCCTTATTTTGTTGGTACATTCATAAGTTTTCCCATATTGGTACGAACttaagccccccccccccccctgatGGTCATCTAAAACCTTATTTACTTAGAACAATCAAACTTGTTTGAAACAAATATTATACTTCCAGTTTGTATTATTGTATTATAGTTAATTTATAACTTAACCA belongs to Nicotiana tabacum cultivar K326 chromosome 6, ASM71507v2, whole genome shotgun sequence and includes:
- the LOC107771032 gene encoding putative polygalacturonase At3g15720, which encodes MKMLISYFFALLLLPSLVFSVHDSPVFNVLDYGAVGDGLADSTNAFNKTWEATCSSSSSSPTMYVPFGNTFLIHPLKLSGPCSSPGITIEINGNIVAPIEPSEWTCLTTHCDKWIYIKHVNGLTVRGSGTINGRGHKWWDVNDRRKPTAFDISHSQNISVSGLRFKDNPHVHFHIEDSESATVSNITIDAPAKSPNTDGIHLSSSRDVSINHCRIGTGDDCISIVDGCSNLKISNIICGPGHGISIGSLGKHGSNDTVENVLVSDVVFIKSTNGARIKTWQGGQGYAKNIIFERILSQDSHNPIIIDQFYCDHENCIEQDLAVQVSGITFRQILGTSQGEFAVKLDCSAKVPCTGILMEDIYIRSGTKREAKSYINSAHGFVKGQNLPEIRL